The following are encoded in a window of Deinococcus sp. YIM 134068 genomic DNA:
- a CDS encoding M48 family metallopeptidase translates to MSTSPDPRIAEYGTTRIPYRVVRRKRGTLSIEVLPDGTVRAVAPLDTPEHEIRRRLEGRGAWILRQQRELAALPPPLPARRYVSGETHRYLGRQHRLRVLTGEGEGVRVTRGELLVTVRAPGRAEQVLNAWLRAQAGAVLSERMTRCLEQAAPFGIRHDGTFHLRAMRTRWGSCTRAGRLTFNPLLVQAPRDCIDYVLLHELCHTAEFGHSAAYYALLGRLLPDWKARRARLNRLVELTA, encoded by the coding sequence ATGTCGACCTCGCCTGACCCCCGCATCGCGGAGTACGGCACGACGCGCATCCCGTACCGGGTGGTGCGCCGGAAGCGCGGGACGCTGAGCATCGAGGTGCTGCCCGACGGGACGGTGCGGGCGGTCGCGCCCCTGGACACGCCGGAGCACGAGATCCGCCGGCGGCTGGAAGGGCGTGGGGCGTGGATTCTCAGGCAGCAGAGGGAACTGGCGGCGCTGCCCCCTCCCCTGCCCGCCCGCCGGTACGTGAGCGGGGAGACGCACCGCTACCTGGGGCGCCAGCACCGCCTGCGGGTGCTGACCGGGGAGGGGGAGGGCGTCCGGGTGACGCGTGGGGAACTGCTGGTCACGGTGCGGGCGCCGGGGCGGGCGGAACAGGTGTTGAACGCCTGGCTGCGGGCGCAGGCCGGGGCGGTCCTCAGTGAACGCATGACCCGGTGTCTGGAGCAGGCGGCGCCCTTCGGCATCCGGCACGACGGCACCTTCCACCTGCGCGCCATGCGGACCCGCTGGGGGAGCTGCACCCGCGCCGGACGCCTGACCTTCAACCCCCTGCTGGTCCAGGCGCCCCGGGACTGCATCGACTATGTCCTGCTGCACGAACTCTGTCACACCGCGGAGTTCGGCCACTCGGCGGCGTACTACGCGTTGCTGGGACGCCTGCTGCCCGATTGGAAGGCGCGGCGGGCCCGGTTGAACCGGCTGGTCGAGCTGACGGCATGA